The Streptomyces sp. NBC_01551 genomic sequence GTCGGGAAGGAACACGGCGTCCGCGATGATCATCGCCCCGGAGAAGAGAGGCAGTCCCAGGAGCACTGCGATGCCGATGTGCATGCCCAGCAGTACCGTCAGGACGGGGTACTTGAGCCTGCCGAAGAGCACGAACGGGAAGGCGACCTGCAGGAGCACCGTCAGGTAGCTGGCGATCGCGATCACCATCGGGTACTCGTCCACGAGGTGGGAGAGCGCGGGCCAGGGCTGGAAGAGTTCGAGGTTCAGGGCGCAGTGGAGAGCGGTGCCGCCTCCGTCCATGATCTTCCGAGGCAACGCCTTCCGCGGCCGGCCGCGCTTGGCCGACATGGACCTGCACGCCGATGGCTGGAATGCCAAGGTGAAGCGACGGAGCCTGGCCGTGAGCCCGCACGGCCGCGCCCTGCGGATCGAGGTTGCCGGACGGTCGTACCGGTACCTGTCCGTGGGCGGGCGGCTGAGGCACGAGCTTCGACGTGACGGCGCCGCCGTGACGGTGACCCGCTCGCAGTGGCACGTCCCGCGCCGGATCACGGGCACCTGGCAGGGTCAGGCGGACGGCATGGACATCGGCCTTGCGATCCTGCTGGAGGCCGCCTGCAGCAGGAACCTGACGTTCTGTGGCGCGCTCTACTCGTGGCCGGGCCGGTTCCTGAGTCGGCTCTTCCAGCTCCCGGACCTCTAGCGCGGTGGCAGGCCACCGGCGTGGTCACCGTCAGCGCCCTCATCGAGGCCTTCACCCTCCTGGCACGCGACCGCTGGCCGAGCATCGTGCGGCCGGTACCCCGACCCCGGTCACACCGCTAGGGCCGGTCCATCAGGGCCGCGAGCCCGCCGAAGACGACGAGGACGACGGTGGTGAGCGTCGCGCAGGTGAGGAGCACGAGCCAGCCGCTGACGATGCCCAGCAGCGCCATGCCCCGGCCGTCCCGTCGCCGACGCAGGCGACCGACGTGGCCGGCGACCACGGCGAACAGCGCGCACACCACCGCCCCGGTCAAGGTGAGCTGCGGAAACACCCAGCCGTAGAGGGTCAGGAAGCTCATCAGGAGTGCGACGCCGCCCAGGGCGAAGTATGTGCTGAGCCGTGCCCGTCGGTTGACGGGCGGTCTGGTCTCCTCCTTCCCAGCGTTGTCATTCACGCCGTCACCCGCGAGAGCCTGCTGCGGCGGGCCGCGAACAGTCCCGCGCACACCAGCAGCGCCAGGGCGAACAGCGCCCCGGCTGTGACGAACGTCCAGCCAGGCCACCCGGGAGCGGTGTAGTCCGCCTCGTACGGGGACGCCGCGCAGCTCGTGGTCGAGTCACACACGATGTGCTTGCCCGCCCTCGCAGCCAGGCCCCACAGGACACCGTAGAGAGACAACAGCAGCGCACCGAACGTCATGACGGCCGGTACGGCGTACCACCCGCCGTACGGGCGACGCCGCCGGGGCGCCGGCGGACCGTACGGATACGCGGGCACCACACGAGCCAGGTGCGTCGAACGCATCGAAGGCCTCCGGTGAATCGAGGTCAGGGACCCGCACATCCTTGCCCGTCTACCACCCGACGGCATGAGTGCGGATACTCATACGCCCCAGCCGAATCCGGGACGATATCGGGCGCCGAACCGTCGCACAGGTCCTATAAGAGGCAGAAAACGCTCACCCTCGAATTGCTCACGGCCCACCTGGGGCGGGCGACCGTCGACAACACCGTCTCCAACGCCGTCGCGAAGATCAACCGGTGCGACCTCATCGTCATCGACGACATCGGCATGCTGCCGTCCGGGCAGGCCGCCGCCGAGGCGTTCTACCGCGTCATCGACGCCGCCTACGAACGCCGGTCCGTGATCGTCACCTCGAACCTGCACCCCTCAGGCTTCGACTCGATCATGCCCAAGACACTGGTCACGGCCGCCGTCGACCGGCTCCTGCACCCCGCACACATCGTCCTCACCGAAGGCTCCAGCCTGCGGCTGACCCAGGCCACCACCGGCCAGGGCGTCGTCCCGCTGGCGCCGTCGTGAGGGATCGACCGCCAGCCGTGAGGAAGCTCCCTCAAGCCTGCATCTGAACCGGAAAGGCGCAGGAGGCTCCCGACTGGGCACGTCAAGGTCCCGTCACGGCAATCGAGTTCCCGCGTTGTCTCCCGGTCTGCACCTGGCCAGCGTTGCTGAGCCACGGCACCATTTAGGTCATGTGGATCTTCCTGGTGCCTCTCATATTGATTCTCGCGCTCGCCTCCTGGATCGACTGGAGAGCACGACGACGCAGGAGTCGCATCCGCGATGGAACAGCCATGTGGCGCGATGTACGGGATGCTCGCCGCGATGCGCGGGCTTGGGAGGCGGGATCTCTCGGGCACACCGGCGAGGACACGTCATGGATGAAGAAGCGGGCACCGTGACAACCTGCTTCTCAACCTCCTGCCAGGCGTCGTCCGCCCGATACCCCCACGCCAGCTACCCAAACGTTGAGCCGCACGCGCGGTGAATTGTCATACCGGACAGGGAGATCAACTGTCCGCCAGCAAAGGACCTGAGCTGTCCGCTCACCCGAATGTCCCACTGTCCGTGGACAGGCCCCACCGCACTCACGGCACTCGAACCGCGGCCAAGGGCGGGGACTGCTATCGAGCGGGGCGCCGTGCGCCTGGGCCCCGCGGACGATGCGACCGCCATCACGGCCGCCCAACTACGCGACGTCGTCGAGCGTTGACGCAGGCCGGGCACTGGCAGCCGGGCGACCCCGAGATCCTGATCATGATGGATGCCGGCTACGACGTCGCCTACCTCGCCCGCGCGCTGACGGACCTGCCCGTCGTGCTGGTCGGACGCCTGCGCTCGGACCGCGTCATGCTCCGCGACGCAGGCCCCCACGTTGCGGCCCGAAGGGCGGCCGTCCCCGCCGGCACGGCGGCGTCCTCACCTTCGCCAAGCCCGACAGTTGACACAACCCGACGTCACCACCGCTACGGACACCACCCGCTACGGCAAGGCGGAGGCGATGGCCTGGGACCGGATGCACCCCAGACTCACCCACCGCGGACCCTGACTGGAACACGCCGAAGAGGAACTGCCCGTTCTGCACGGCACGTTGGTGCGACTGAAGGTCGAGCGCCTGCCGGGCGACCGCGACCCGCAGCCAGTCTGGCTGTGGTGCTCGGCGACCGCCGCCATGCCGACGGACGTGGACCGCTGGTGGCAGTCGTTCCTTCGCAGGTTCGATCTCGAGCACACCTTTCGGCTGATGAAGCAGACACTCGGCTGGACGTCCCCGAGGGTCCGCCACGCGGACACCGCCGACCTGTGGACCTGGCTCATCATCGCCGCCCACACCCAGCTCCGCCTCGCCCGGCCCCTTGCCGAGGACCTGCGTCGCCCCTGGGAACGATTCGCAACGTCCGCGCGACGGCAGCCTGTCCGACGGCCGCACCGAAACCGTCCCGGCCAGGCCCGGGACGCCCTCCCGGCTCGAAGAACAAGCACCGCGCCAAGCGCCACGACGTCGGCAAGACGGTCAAACGCGCCGAGTCGATCAAGGAACACCAGGCCAGCCGACCATGAACGTCAAGCTCAGCGTCCGTACCAGCCTGCGGCTCCCGCTTCCTCCGATGGCTCGAACGCCTGGTGAAGAGCCACGAGGCCGGTGATCAGGCGGGAGTCCCAGCCAGGAACGAGTACCTGGAAGTCTTCAGCCTCCATACCGCGGAAGACGAGGTGGGCCCGGCCTGAGCCGTCGCGCCATATGATGCGCCGGGGTGAGCCGAACCCGCCGTCACCCTCGCCCAGGATGGAAAAGACCAGGCACAGCAGGCTGACGGGAAGGCCGAGGGGCCACCACAACGCCCACCACACGAGACGGCCTCGGTAGCCGCGGAGCACGGGACCCGCCGACGGCTCCACAGTCCACAGCATCCGGCCAAAGCCAAGCCAACGGCGGCGCCGCAGTGTGATCCGCCCAAGCGGCACGCCGAGCGGGTCCTCGACACGGTAGACGGCGGGGCGGCCGCTCAGGCGCGACCCCAGGGCCTGCTCGGTGAATACGCGGGCGGCCGGCGCCTGGCCGTCCGGAACGATGTGGAAGGCTCGAACGGAGCGGCGTCGGTCCAGCGTGGGGGCGTTGACATCACGGTAGAGCCGGACCGCTCCGGACACCTGCTCGTCCTGACCGCTCATGACGACCGCAGGCGGGGACACCTTGGTCATCACTTCGTACGTCACTCGCCCCTGGCTCACGCTCTGCCCCTCCGTGCACGTTCAGTTCAAGTCCGATGATCTCATCGTGGAGCGTGCGGGAGGCACGGAGGCGATGTCCACGTCTGCTCCACGGGGCAGGCCGACAGAGCTGAGGGTTCGTCACCCGTTCAGGGATGGGTAAGGGGCCTCGTGCAGGTGGGTGATCACGGCAGGGGCGGCGGCCGGGTCCTTCTTTACCCGGGCCGGCAGCGGACCTGAGGCGCGCGACCCGTTGGTCGAGTCCTCTCGTCCCGCATCGGGTGGCCCGAGTCGGGCCCTGCGACCTGCTGGAACTCGCGCTCTTCAACGGCGTCTAGGACCCGGCGATCTGACGCCGAGTACCGCAGCCCATACAAACCGGGACGGCGCTGCCGTCTCCCCCTTGCCCGAACCCGCATCTGCTTCCCTTCCCCAGCGGCCACGCCGCCAAGAGCATGCACCCGCAGCAGTGCGAGCAGACAGCGTCGGGGTGATGCTGAGGGCGGCCGAGAAGGGCGGTATCCGGCGCCAAGGGAAATTCGATACTCGGCGCCATCCAGTCTCCCGCCCGCCTTCGGCGGCCGCCGGACGCGAAGGCGGGCGGTTTGCTGGGACTCAGACGTGTGATTCCGGGTGATTCTCGAGCATGCGAATGGGCCGCCGCCTCTGGCGGGTGACGGCCCTCGACCCTGCCGCCTTGTTACGCAGCGGGGGTGAACTCCACATCGGTGTCGCCGCAGCCCGCCGCGATATCCAGCAGCCGGTCCCGCTCCAGCTCGTCCACCGCCAGGCCCCAGCGCAGCTTCGTCGCAGTCCATTCCGCACCGTAGCGGCACAGCGCATCCGGCGCCGGCGGCAGCCACTCCGCCGGATCCTGATCCGCCTTCTGCCGGTTCGACCGCGCCGTTACCGCCACCAGGGAGGACAGCTGGCCCTGGTCGTTCGCGTACGCCTCACGCCGCTGCGCGGTCCACGAACTGGCGCCAGCTGGCGGGGAGCGTCATTCGAAGCGTGCGGTATTCCCGCCCTCAAAGGGCCCCAGATCTGTCCCTTGTGACTTAGTGACAGCGAGGACGAACATCCGGCGCGCAGACCTACCCCCCTTCTGCCGGGACTCTGCCGCTCCCACCAGGCGGTCCAGAAGCAAGCCCGTGCAGCGGCTCCCGCATCCGGGATGGCACTCCATCGCGGGGCGCTCAGCCAAGGACCGCGAGGTGGTCGGCGGCGCCCCCGCGCCATTCGATCATGAAGAGGGTGGCGTCGTCGCTGGTGTGCCCGCCCCGTTCGCTCTTCAGCATGTGGGAGAGCCGGCGTAGGTCCGCCCGCAGTCCTTGTGAGGGTTCCTCCCCCAGGCGGTTGACGCAGCGGATGAGGCGTTCTTCGCCGAACAGCTCCCCGCCGGCGACGTGCTCCTCGATGATGCCGTCGGTATAGCACAGCACGCGGTCGCCTTGCTGGAGTGTGTGCTCTCTGATCCGGGGCTCCTCACCGCCGAAACCGACGGGCAGCGTCGTCGCGCTCTCCAGCTGCCGCACGACGTGCCCGTCGCGGATCAGCAGCGGTGCGGGGTGGCCCGCGTTGACCAGCTCCATCGCACCGGTGGCGACGTTGATGTGCATCAACTGCGCTGTGACGAACCGGTCGGGGCCGAACAGCCGGGAGATGGCATCGTCCATGAACGCGTACTTCTCGGCCAGGCTGATGAACACGCGGCGGGCGTGCCGGTAGGCGCCGATGGCCACGGTTGCCATGGTGGCGGCTTCCACGCCGTGGCCCATCGCGTCGATCACGGCGGCGTGCAGGATGTTGTCGTTGAGGGCGTAGTCGAAGCTGTCTCCGGCGACGCGGTAGGCGGGCTCCAGCATGCCGGCCACCTCCACCTGCGGCACGGCCATCGACAGCGGCGGCAGCAGGCCCCACTGGATCTCTGCGGACACGCTCATCGGCTCCCGGCGCCGGGCCTGGAAGAACTGGTCGGTGTAGGCGTTCTTGGTGACCAGCAGGTCGGCCACCAGGCATGAGAGCCGGCTCAGCAGCCGCCGGTCGTCGTCGCCGACGGTGTCCAGGGTGAGGGCCATCACGCCCACCGTGTCGCCGCCGTCCAGCAGCGGCAGATACATCCGCACGCCACCGCGGGCTTGCGGCACTTCGACGACCACCCCGCGCAGAAAAGCCCGGCCCGCGGGTGAGTCGATCACCGATTCAGGCTGGCCGGCGTGCAGCTTTTTGCCCGGAAGCGGCACCAGCAGCTCCTGCGCGTAGTCCTGGAGCAGGATGGAGACATCACGGCCTCCGACCCTGCCCACCTCCTCCGCGATGAGCGGGGCGATCAGCTGCGGCGGCAGCAGCCGCGCCCGGTCCAGCAGCAGGCCCA encodes the following:
- a CDS encoding PP2C family protein-serine/threonine phosphatase, translated to MGEEIEEDRSEGFGERLLGLLLDRARLLPPQLIAPLIAEEVGRVGGRDVSILLQDYAQELLVPLPGKKLHAGQPESVIDSPAGRAFLRGVVVEVPQARGGVRMYLPLLDGGDTVGVMALTLDTVGDDDRRLLSRLSCLVADLLVTKNAYTDQFFQARRREPMSVSAEIQWGLLPPLSMAVPQVEVAGMLEPAYRVAGDSFDYALNDNILHAAVIDAMGHGVEAATMATVAIGAYRHARRVFISLAEKYAFMDDAISRLFGPDRFVTAQLMHINVATGAMELVNAGHPAPLLIRDGHVVRQLESATTLPVGFGGEEPRIREHTLQQGDRVLCYTDGIIEEHVAGGELFGEERLIRCVNRLGEEPSQGLRADLRRLSHMLKSERGGHTSDDATLFMIEWRGGAADHLAVLG